From the genome of Hyperolius riggenbachi isolate aHypRig1 chromosome 9, aHypRig1.pri, whole genome shotgun sequence, one region includes:
- the LOC137533562 gene encoding Fc receptor-like protein 5, whose amino-acid sequence MRWRCWYRRYRCIYIGTLSLRTHVQIYVNISGAHPYSGYLDADLARSTSTEPAQVHAHATYNHAHVAWTQYFYACTERSRLRATTRPVVTFSPNINKIFQQESITMTCNVEMIAKETLAYYWYRDGNWVQTRRMSTIPSAKKGDSGDYHCWTSTTGRSDSLRLEVSDGWVILQAPHYVHEGDDLSLRCRHYPGYDIGQTIFYKDGAIIQDWGYDDEFHINNVDVKKDGKYTCTKEVFHLGMYIRHTDETYISVQELFSDPEIKVTLSPAIGGDRVILTCATNLSLLREEKALQFAFYRNGRNVQGFGMSHQHAVQSVHLKDSGNYSCEVMSFNNSVKKQSKEIPVFIQELFHTPDIAVMPEGVTEGDHMTLSCSTNLSQVPQTVTAPWQFAFYKDGGNVQYFSSFRIYEVYAAQLKDSGNYSCEVKINNVQKRSDELNVIIKDVFHKPNIIVLPYPVMEGDNITLICDTRFSPHRQTTQLQFAFYRDRYKVQRFSLSHKYGIPFAQLKDSGKYSCKAKASTMLVKTSEKVFIQVNDAKYLDFSLLNFIRLSVSGIVLINIILLLYCGTKRGRTPRLRQHTTMMLCHD is encoded by the exons ATGCGGTGGCGTTGCTGGTACCGCCGATACCGCTG CATCTATATTGGGACTCTCAGTCTCAG gactcatgtacagatctatgtcaatatcagtggtgctcatccgtatTCCGGATATCTAG atgctgacctcgccaggtcgacaTCTACTGAGCCTGCACAAGTGCACGCCCACGCCACTTACAATCACGCTCACGTAGCCTGGACACAGTACTTCTacgcctgcacagaacgctcccggctac GAGCTACAACAAGACCTGTGGTGACCTTCTCACCTAACATCAACAAAATATTTCAACAAGAGTCTATAACTATGACTTGCAACGTGGAGATGATTGCAAAAGAAACACTGGCCTATTACTGGTACAGAGATGGTAACTGGGTACAGACAAGAAGGATGTCTACAATCCCGTCTGCAAAAAAGGGAGACAGCGGAGATTATCATTGTTGGACCTCAACTACCGGTAGAAGTGACTCACTCAGACTGGAAGTTAGTGATG gctGGGTTATCCTACAGGCTCCTCACTATGTTCATGAGGGAGATGACCTATCCTTAAGATGTCGTCATTATCCTGGATATGATATAGGACAAACCATATTCTACAAAGATGGTGCCATTATCCAAGACTGGGGCTATGATGATGAGTTCCACATTAACAATGTAGATGTGAAGAAGGATGGGAAGTATACGTGTACAAAAGAAGTGTTTCATCTTGGCATGTATATCCGTCATACAGATGAAACGTACATATCTGTCCAAG AGTTATTCTCAGACCCAGAAATAAAAGTCACTTTGAGTCCAGCAATAGGAGGAGATCGGGTCATCCTGACATGTGCCACAAATCTAAGTTTACTCAGAGAGGAAAAAGCACTGCAGTTTGCTTTctacagaaatggaaggaatgttCAGGGATTTGGCATGTCACATCAGCATGCAGTTCAGTCTGTTCACCTGAAGGATTCTGGGAATTATTCTTGTGAAGTGATGTCTTTTAACAACAGTGTTAAAAAACAGAGTAAGGAGATACCAGTCTTCATTCAAG AGTTGTTCCACACACCAGATATTGCAGTGATGCCAGAGGGAGTGACAGAAGGTGATCACATGACGCTGTCATGTAGCACAAATCTGAGTCAGGTCCCACAGACAGTCACAGCACCATGGCAGTTTGCATTCTACAAAGATGGAGGGAATGTTCAGTACTTCAGCTCATTTCGTATATATGAAGTTTATGCTGCTCAGCTGAAGGATTCTGGAAATTATTCCTGCGAGGTGAAAATTAACAATGTACAGAAGAGGAGTGATGAATTAAATGTTATTATAAAAG ATGTCTTTCACAAGCCAAACATTATAGTACTCCCATATCCAGTAATGGAAGGTGACAACATCACTCTGATATGTGACACAAGATTCAGTCCACACAGACAAACAACACAGCTGCAGTTTGCTTTCTACAGAGATAGATACAAGGTCCAGAGATTCAGTTTATCTCATAAATATGGCATTCCGTTTGCTCAGCTAAAGGATTCTGGGAAATATTCCTGTAAAGCAAAAGCTTCAACCATGCTTGTTAAGACCAGTGAAAAGGTCTTCATACAGGTAAATG aTGCAAAATATTTGGATTTTTCCTTGCTTAATTTTATACGACTTTCCGTGTCTGGAATCGTGTTAATTAATATTATCCTTTTATTGTACTGTGGCACTAAGAGGGGAAGGACTCCGCGGCTGCGCCAGCATACAACAATGATGTTGTGTCACGACTGA